The Corallococcus soli genome has a window encoding:
- a CDS encoding TPM domain-containing protein: MRAWLGFVVLFCALGAPALGLTVEEVPRPPKGSWTVDLTTTRVLQPSVQAELEQMGTELDDRGLGQLMVVMLDTTSSRPSREFALALFNRWGIGHPGRDDGVLLFVAYADRKVEIILGDGVDEPADQEASDAVMAQAIVPGFKRNDPNAAVQLGARGLKELIENSRLNHPNDAAPESVASNAFVDSLSAEEVQAPPPQVTWVPPEEASTEPGLGVFAGGAGVLGAAGLAGRAWFRRRPRKCKACGTQRLRLGEVEDDAHLEAGQRAEESLGSVDYDVWWCEPCADVLIERYGAFFTFVARCTKCKYVTGKQSTRTLRSATYDHGGEEEVTVRCGHCAFVSVSRRSTPRRTRPSSSSSSSSSRSSSGGGRSSGGGSSGSW; this comes from the coding sequence ATGCGCGCATGGCTGGGTTTCGTGGTCTTGTTCTGCGCCCTCGGCGCTCCGGCCCTGGGCCTCACGGTGGAAGAGGTGCCCCGTCCTCCCAAGGGCTCCTGGACGGTGGACCTCACCACCACCCGCGTCCTTCAGCCGTCGGTCCAGGCGGAGCTCGAACAGATGGGCACGGAGTTGGACGACCGTGGGCTTGGCCAGCTCATGGTGGTGATGCTGGACACCACGTCGAGCAGGCCCTCGCGTGAGTTCGCGCTGGCGCTCTTCAACCGCTGGGGCATCGGTCATCCCGGGCGCGACGATGGCGTGCTGCTCTTCGTCGCGTACGCCGACCGCAAAGTGGAGATCATCCTGGGCGATGGGGTGGATGAACCCGCCGACCAGGAGGCCAGCGACGCGGTGATGGCGCAGGCCATCGTGCCGGGCTTCAAGCGCAACGACCCCAACGCCGCGGTCCAGCTGGGCGCGCGGGGCCTGAAGGAGCTCATCGAGAACTCGCGGCTCAACCATCCCAATGACGCTGCCCCGGAGTCCGTCGCCAGCAATGCCTTCGTCGACAGCCTCTCCGCCGAGGAGGTCCAGGCCCCCCCGCCGCAGGTGACCTGGGTTCCTCCGGAAGAGGCGTCCACGGAGCCCGGCCTGGGCGTCTTCGCTGGAGGCGCGGGCGTGCTCGGCGCCGCGGGGCTGGCGGGCCGAGCCTGGTTCCGCCGCCGTCCGCGCAAGTGCAAGGCGTGTGGCACCCAGCGGCTGCGGCTCGGCGAGGTGGAGGACGATGCCCATCTCGAAGCCGGTCAGCGGGCCGAGGAGTCGCTGGGCTCGGTGGACTACGACGTCTGGTGGTGCGAGCCGTGCGCGGACGTGCTCATCGAACGGTATGGCGCGTTCTTCACCTTCGTCGCGCGCTGCACGAAGTGCAAGTACGTGACAGGGAAGCAGAGCACGCGGACGCTGCGAAGCGCGACGTACGATCACGGCGGCGAGGAGGAGGTGACGGTGCGGTGTGGTCACTGCGCCTTCGTTTCCGTCTCGCGCCGCTCCACGCCGCGCCGCACCCGTCCCTCGTCGTCGAGTTCCTCAAGCTCCTCACGCTCCTCGTCCGGAGGCGGGCGCTCCTCGGGGGGAGGCTCCAGCGGAAGCTGGTAG
- a CDS encoding S8 family peptidase has product MPKTSSPSLRPLRGALAGLALVALAPAAGATPRALAPRAAVVKHTGHELAAGTPVERLVVKFHEGSRVRLRDNALVALVSERSSSERSLFFGRGMSEARLTEDLRSVEALLDRAPRTRRPQRLLQEDEATLEARKASGEALSGEQLADLNLYFQVPLLPGTTSERVADVVAALNALDTVEVAYAEPPVEDATVNTGLDAALRGVLAAVDLPPTTPLYTANQGYLNVAPGGIDANYAWTVAGGTGTGVRIVDVETGWNRSHEDMPALFYVGAAGTVSDHGTAVLGELVAVNNAYGMKGIAYGAQMGVESHTPQGLSSALSKAVTAAGPGGIVLVEVHSLGPNDGTACTCNTSQCHYIAVEYWQAPYDIIRNATANGVIVVEAAGNGSANLDAAAYAGRFNRATRDSGAIIVGASTATTRAPMCWTNFGGRVDVHGWGERVASLGYGTLFGSAHGVNQYYTATFSGTSSASPIVTGAAASAQGVARANGRLLTSVQMRGLLRNNGTAQAVDTRQIGPLPDLRKMLPKVISGNY; this is encoded by the coding sequence ATGCCGAAGACCTCTTCCCCCTCCTTGCGCCCGCTGCGTGGCGCGCTGGCGGGCCTGGCCCTGGTGGCCCTGGCCCCCGCCGCCGGAGCGACCCCACGGGCCCTGGCGCCGCGCGCCGCCGTGGTGAAGCACACCGGGCATGAGCTGGCCGCTGGCACGCCCGTGGAGCGCCTGGTGGTGAAGTTCCACGAGGGCAGCCGCGTTCGCCTGCGTGACAATGCCCTGGTGGCGCTCGTCTCCGAGCGCTCCTCCTCCGAGCGCAGTCTGTTCTTCGGCCGTGGGATGTCCGAAGCCCGGCTCACGGAGGACCTGCGCTCCGTGGAGGCCCTGCTGGACCGCGCGCCGCGGACCCGGCGCCCGCAGCGGTTGCTCCAGGAAGACGAGGCCACGCTGGAGGCGCGCAAGGCCTCCGGTGAGGCGCTGAGCGGCGAGCAGCTGGCGGACCTCAACCTCTACTTCCAGGTGCCGCTGCTGCCGGGCACCACCTCCGAGCGCGTGGCGGACGTCGTCGCCGCGCTCAACGCGCTGGACACGGTGGAGGTGGCCTACGCCGAACCTCCTGTCGAGGACGCCACGGTGAACACGGGCCTGGACGCGGCGCTGCGGGGCGTGCTGGCCGCCGTCGACCTCCCGCCCACCACGCCGCTGTACACGGCCAACCAGGGCTACCTCAACGTGGCCCCGGGCGGCATTGATGCGAACTACGCGTGGACGGTGGCCGGCGGCACCGGCACGGGCGTGCGCATCGTGGACGTGGAGACGGGCTGGAACCGGTCGCACGAGGACATGCCCGCCCTCTTCTACGTGGGCGCCGCGGGGACCGTCAGCGACCACGGCACCGCCGTGCTCGGAGAGCTGGTGGCGGTGAACAACGCCTACGGAATGAAGGGCATCGCCTACGGGGCCCAGATGGGCGTCGAATCCCATACCCCGCAGGGCCTGTCGAGCGCCCTCTCCAAGGCCGTCACCGCGGCGGGCCCGGGTGGCATCGTGCTCGTCGAGGTCCACAGCCTGGGCCCCAATGACGGCACGGCGTGCACGTGCAACACCAGCCAGTGCCACTACATCGCCGTGGAGTACTGGCAAGCCCCCTACGACATCATCCGCAACGCCACCGCCAACGGCGTCATCGTCGTGGAGGCGGCCGGCAACGGCAGCGCCAACCTGGATGCCGCCGCCTACGCGGGGCGCTTCAATCGCGCCACGCGCGACTCGGGGGCCATCATCGTCGGCGCGAGCACGGCCACCACGCGCGCGCCCATGTGCTGGACCAACTTCGGCGGCCGCGTGGACGTCCACGGTTGGGGTGAGCGCGTGGCCTCGCTGGGCTACGGCACCCTGTTCGGCTCCGCCCATGGCGTCAACCAGTACTACACGGCCACCTTCAGCGGCACCTCCAGCGCCTCGCCCATCGTCACGGGCGCGGCCGCCAGCGCGCAGGGGGTGGCGCGCGCCAATGGTCGCCTCTTGACCTCCGTGCAGATGCGCGGCCTGCTGCGCAACAACGGCACCGCCCAGGCCGTGGACACCCGCCAGATTGGCCCCCTGCCTGACCTGCGCAAGATGCTGCCCAAGGTCATCTCCGGCAATTACTGA
- a CDS encoding alpha/beta fold hydrolase yields the protein MPWVCWDAPGACSERSPLKLLSSDVPSLLFSLALILQGDMDPKTPLAGAQAHLRVLPAAAGVKLFTVKGGPHFLLFTAPDCFKAAVSAFVQQRRAPRAACSI from the coding sequence GTGCCTTGGGTGTGTTGGGATGCGCCCGGTGCATGCTCCGAGAGAAGCCCGCTCAAACTCCTGTCCTCCGACGTCCCCAGCCTGCTGTTCTCCCTGGCGCTGATTCTCCAGGGCGACATGGACCCCAAGACGCCCCTTGCTGGCGCCCAGGCCCATCTCCGCGTCCTGCCCGCAGCCGCTGGCGTCAAGCTGTTCACCGTCAAGGGTGGGCCGCACTTCCTGCTCTTCACGGCGCCAGATTGCTTCAAGGCCGCGGTGAGCGCCTTCGTCCAGCAGCGGCGTGCTCCGCGTGCGGCTTGTTCGATTTGA